The genomic region CGTCACCGCAACACTCGACAAGGTTGATATCATGGTCACCGTAAAAGGCGGTGGCACTACTGGCCAGGCGGGCGCCATTCGTCATGGCATAGCGCGTGCACTTGATCTATTCGACGAGTCGCTTCATGTTGGTCTGCGCAAAGCCGGATTCCTGACGCGTGATGCCCGTGAGGTCGAGCGTAAGAAAGTCGGTCTGCACAAGGCGCGCAAGCGTCCTCAGTTCTCCAAGCGCTGATCCGACTCTGTTCAGGCATATCGCCGGAACGCCAGTTTACTGGGGATTCGTCTAATGGCAGGACAACGGACTCTGACTCCGTTTGTAGAGGTTCGAGTCCTCTATCCCCAGCCAATAAAATAAACCCGCTTTGGCGGGTTTTTTTATTTTAGGGCCAAGGGCCAAGGGCCAAGGGCCAAGGGCCAAGGGCCAAGGGCCAAGGGCCAAGGTGGCGATCCTCGGCCCTATTTTTCCCATTTGCAATTTAGGTCACAAGGCTTGTTTTTAGCGTGCCTGAGGAAAAAGTGAGCATGATGCCGGAAAGATGTTGTTGGATAAATTATATTGGGAATTCGAGGAAATGATGGTAACTCACGGAATCATTGGATTTTAATTGCTTGTCTTAGGTGTGATGTGTTTATTTTACAACAAAATTACCACATGTGATTTTTTTACAAAAAAGACTTGCAATACAGAGCGGGCTTATCTAATATTGTCAGCGAACGTACAGAATTTATTCCTAACTCATCTTGGAGTTTTTTAAAAATGAAGAAAATCCTTTCTTTCGCAATTGCTGCTGCTCTGGTTGCCCCCGCGGTTGCCATGGCTGATTCCACCATCTACGGTAAGGTTCGTGTTGCTTCTGACAAGTGGACTCACGATTCTGATATCGATGCATGGGGCATGCAGGACCAGGCTTCCCGTCTCGGCATCAAGGGTTCCGAAGATCTGGGCAACGGTCTGAAGGCCATCTACCAGATGGAGTTCGGCATGGCTGCAGGTTCTGCATTCAACTGGAGCGGCCGTAACGCTTTCGTTGGTCTGGCTGGTGGTTTCGGTACCGCTGTTGCCGGTCGTCACGACACCCCTCTGAAGATGTCCACCGGCAAGCTGGATCTGTTCGCAGATACCGCAGCTGACTACGATCAGGGCGGCAACCACACCAACCTGTTCATGGATCGTCGCGTTGACGGCGCCATCGCATACATCTCTCCCTCTTTCTCTGGTTTCACCGTTGCCGGTGCAGTCGTACAGACTCTGGCTACCGAAGACTTCCAGGATGCTTACTCCATCGCTGGTATGTACAGCAATGGCCCCTTCTACGG from Gammaproteobacteria bacterium (ex Lamellibrachia satsuma) harbors:
- a CDS encoding porin; translation: MKKILSFAIAAALVAPAVAMADSTIYGKVRVASDKWTHDSDIDAWGMQDQASRLGIKGSEDLGNGLKAIYQMEFGMAAGSAFNWSGRNAFVGLAGGFGTAVAGRHDTPLKMSTGKLDLFADTAADYDQGGNHTNLFMDRRVDGAIAYISPSFSGFTVAGAVVQTLATEDFQDAYSIAGMYSNGPFYGAIAYEQLDEDNFGAPAENETQFRIGGGVLGWNNISVTGVYETRSDIGGSANEDKKTYQLSGAYDMGMHRIKGMYGSADFDNTAGTDFDTYAIGYQFSFSKRTDAQVLYNARDVDDAAGAPSTDSSVLSLQLNHNF
- the rpsI gene encoding 30S ribosomal protein S9, with the protein product MADIHYSTGRRKSSAARVFLTSGSGSIVVNSRPLDEYFGRETARMVVRQPLDVTATLDKVDIMVTVKGGGTTGQAGAIRHGIARALDLFDESLHVGLRKAGFLTRDAREVERKKVGLHKARKRPQFSKR